The Akkermansia sp. RCC_12PD genome contains the following window.
GGACATGTGGTCTTTTTGCTGTTGTTGTTTTTTGGTGAAAGAAAGAGATGAAAAACGTGTAAAATGGGGCAGTCCAATGAATGTTCAACTCCTATCCATTGTTTCCGCAGGCCGGCTGACGGTTCTGCTTGCCGTTCTGGCAGTATTCTTTTCAGGGATTTCCCCGGCTGAAGATTATCCTGCCCTGGATGTCCCCGCGGACATTGCGTTGAAGGTGAACAAGGCTTCCTCCCCCCAGTCCCCCTATTCTTCCGGCCATTCCGTGAACCAGGCGATAGACGGTTCCCTGGAGTCCGCCAACTGGCATGCGCCCGGTGCGAGGCACGTGGAGGGAGAGTTTGAGCTTGCTGAACCGTCCACCCTTCATTACGTGTCTTTCTCCGGAGCCAATTTCAACGAAGTGTCCCTTTCTGTCATGACGGGATCCTCCTGGCGGAAGCTCGGCAAGTTCAATCTGGGCGGTTCCAGGATCGTCAAATTCAAGACACCGCTCCAGAAGGTGCAGAAAATCAGGATGGAGGTGGATTATCCGGAAGGGACGTCTCCTTCATTCACTGTGCGGGAAGTAGGTTTTTACCAGAAACCTGAATCCGGCCTCAACCGGCAAGTGCTGAAAGTATTCAAAGACACGTCCTGTTCCTCCCTGAATCCCAAGTGCACGCTGGCGGATCTCAAGGCATTGCCGGAGTTTCTCCAGATAGTGGCGCGAAAGCTGAAATCCGGACGATATGAGGACAAGGAATTCCGCATCGCTTCCTACAGGGCTTACAGCCATCCCGAATTTGCTGCGAAAGTAAGAAACATCAACGCATTGAATAAATTTGACAATCCTACCGGGATCGTAGCGCAGGAAGGGGATGAAATTCTGGTGTTCGTCGGGCCCACGCATGGGGAAGACATTGCCCTGGCTTCCGTTTCCCCGGCGGGAATAGAATCCTCCGCCTATCCTCTTGACAAAGGAATCAACAAGATCAAAATTTCCCGTTCAGGGCTGCTGTATGTGATGTACCATACAGATATCAGCAAGCCCAAGCGACCCATAACCGTCCATATTCCCGTAGGCAGCGGAACGGTGAACGGGTATTTTGATGTCACCAGGCATACGGACAAGGACTGGAAACGGATGATCGGCAAGGCTCCCCACAGCATGTTTGACATCGTGGGGCGTTATTCCATGATGATTCTTCATACGGAATACCTCAGGGCCTACAGTCCGGATTCCATTACGAAGTCCGTCCAGACATGGGATGAAAGCGTCAAGGCCATGTGGAAGATCATGGGCTTTGACAAATATCCCCAGCCGCACAATAACCGTCAGCTTGGCGTCTCCGTGGGCAACGGCGTCCACATGTTCGCCACCTGGTATTATTGCGGCTACAGCATCGGTGATAACGGCAACACGATGAAGAATGAAGTGATAGCGCCCGGCGTGCTTCAGGGAAACCGCCTCTGGGGGATAGGCCATGAAATCGGTCACTGCTACCAGCATCCGTTCAATTGGCGCAGTATGTCGGAAAGCTCCAACAATTTCTTCGCGCAACTGATTCTGGACCAGGTGGCCAACCGGATCAATGGCAACGAACGGGCCACGGATATGGAGAATCCCTGCAAGTACCTGCTGGAGGACGTCGTGAAGGGAAAGCCCTTTCACGATATCAATGGATGGGCGAAATGGGGCTTTGCCCAATATTCCTTCTACCTGTACTTCCACAAGCTGGGGATCAATCCGGAATTTTATCCCGTCCTGTTCGAGTCATTGCGGCGCAAGCCTCTTGCCAAACAGCAGTATGAGGTTTCTGAAGCCCATTTGGCGTGGTATGAACGCGTTTGCAATGTCTCCAAAACGGACTTCACGGAGGATTTCGAGATCTTCAACTGGTTTGTTCCCATCGACTATAAAGGGAACCAGTATGGGGAGTACAGTTTTAAGATGACGGAGGAAATGGCCCGCGCCTCCAAGGCGCGCATTGCCGCCAAGAGGTATCCCAAGCCGAAGTTCCGCATCGCTTTCCTGCACCAGCACGGGAAGACGGTGAATTTATGGGGAAAGAACCTGCACGGTTCCGAGCTCAATGGCTATTGGACCAAGTACAAGGAAAACGCCCGGCTCAGTTCTTCCGTTTCCGCCACCAGGAAAGGCAGCATGATCGTGGTCAGGAACGGGGAAAATGCCGCGGCTTTCTGCGTGACGACCAACGGCAAGGTGGTGGGGTATTACGATCGCCAGCAATTTGATGTTTCTTCAGTGGAATGGAATGATACCTCCAGGGTATATGCCATTCCGATCCAGGCCTCGGAACCCTACAAGCTAATTTACCAGGCCGGTAAATCCTAAACGTCGTTCGGAAGTCCCCGGACCCCTCCCGGAACAGGACGTTTCCGGGAGGGGCGGGCGGCGGGGCGTCTACCATTCAGGCGACTTGAAGTTGTACACGGGGCGGATGCGTTCCACGATTTCCGCCGTTTCATGGATGTTGTCCAGCACGCTGTTTCCGTCCTTGTAAGCCATGGGCGCTTCATCCAGCGTGGCGCGGGAGACGCAGGTGGAGAAGATGCCCTGCATGGAGGCCTCGAACTCTTCCAGGGAAATGCTGCTTTTGGCTTTCTTTCTGGACATTTTACGGCCTGCCCCGTGCGGGGACGAGTTGTTGTATTCCTCATTCCCCTTGCCGATGCAGATGACTGAGCCGTCCCGCATGTTCAGGGGCACGATGAGCTTGCAGCCCGCGGAGGCCTGGACAGCGCCCTTGCGGATGATGTTGTCTTCCGCGATGTAGTTGTGGACGGTGTCGAAGCTTTCCAGTCCTTCTGCATTGTCCATCAGTTCGTGCAGCATCACGCGGCGGTTCAGTGCGGCAAAGCGCTGGGCTACTTTCATGTCCCGCATGTAATTCAGCGTGTTTTCCCCCTCCAGGTAGCAGAGCCCTTTCTTGCGCTGGACCAGGTATTCGTTCGGGCATGTGGCGGTGGCCAGCTTCTGGTAGTATTCCGCTATTTTCAATCCGAAGTTGCGGGATCCGGAGTGGATGCACAGGTAGGTGTCCCGGTCTCCCTGTGCTATTTCAATGAAGTGGTTGCCGCCGCCCAGGGAACCTATGGAACGGCGGTGCCTGTCCTTGTCCGTCCTCAGAACGTCCACGCAGATGCGGGCGATCTCTTCATCCAGTTCAGGATCGTCCAGCAGGGCCTGGTGGACTGAAGAACGGGCGTGCATGCCGGACGGTACGCGTTCGCGCAGACGGGCGTCAAACTCGGCAAAATCCGGAAGAGCGTTCAGACGCGCCGTGAGTACGCCGCAGCCGATGTCCACGCCGATCAGGTTGGGAATCACCTTGTCCGTTTTCAATTCCGCGGTGAATCCGATCACGCAGCCGGCCCCGGCGTGGACGTCCGGCATGATGCGCACCCGGCTTCCTTCAAAGGCGGGGTGGTGGCAAACGTCCTTGATCTGGGTGCGTGCCAGGTCTTCCAGTTCATCCGTGAACACCCGGGCTTCCGTGTATTTTCCGTTGATGGTGATCATATGTCTCATTTCTATGGTTGAAGGGCGCCGCGATGGCGTGCATGAAGTGCGGGCGGCGGTGTCCTGTGACTTCGTGACCATAACGTATTTTCTGACTCTTGCATTATAGGAAGATGCATGTAGTATGACTATATAGTCATGTTTGAGCATCTTTTTTCCGAACGCGGATTATCCCTGGACCGATTGAAGACCCTGATTGAAGTTGCCCGGGCGGGCAGCATTGCCGCAGCTGCCCGCGGCGACAGTGCACGGCAGAGTCTGTATTCCCGGCAGATCAAGGAGCTGGAGGAGTTTTTCGGCGTAGAATTGACGCGCCGCCGCGGAAAGGTGCTGGTGCTCACCCGCTCCGGGTGGGAGCTGGTAAGGCGCGCCCATGAGAGCCTGTGCCTGCTGGACGATTTTAAGAGCCGCAGCCGGAACATGCCGTACCGCTTCACGATCGGGGCCGGCGACAGCCTTCACGCGTGGATTGCGGCGCCCGTGCTGGCGGAGATGCAGAAGCGCGGATTGCCCTGGCTGTTTGCCCTGCAAAACCTGCGCAACAGCGACGTTCCTCTCAGGCTCCAGAATATGGATGTGGACTTCGGCATTGTCCGCACCAGCGCGCTGGCGGCGGAAGGACTGGAAAGCCGGGTGATCCGGTCCATGGACTATGCGCTGTATGTTCCTGAGGCGCTGGCAGGGAAGGGGGCAAGCGGGACGTCCGCGGATTTTCCCCGTCTGATGGAAACGTTGCCTCTGGCAACATTGGCCGGCGGTTCAGGGTTTTATGCCTCCCTGCAACGGAGCTGCATGGAATATGGAATAGACCTGCGGGTGCAGTGTGAAACACAGTCGTTCCCCTTTGCGGCTCGCATGTTGAAAAGCGGCGCCTTCATGGCAATTCTGCCCTGCATGGCGGAGGGGGAATTGGGAAAGGGTTTTCTCAAGATCACCCATCCCGCGCTGGAGGGCCTGGCCCGCAGCATTTCCCTGGCCTGGAATCCGCGGCTGCTGCGCGTACGGCCTTCCGCCGGAAAAGTGATCGAGGCCTTTGCCGTTTCGAGACAGGTCTGACCGAGGGTGTCCGGGCGCTTCAGTCGGAGTCCACGCCCAGCTTGTTTTTCCGGTAATGGTCCAGTGATATGCGGTAGAAATAGACAATGGCCAG
Protein-coding sequences here:
- a CDS encoding M60 family metallopeptidase translates to MNVQLLSIVSAGRLTVLLAVLAVFFSGISPAEDYPALDVPADIALKVNKASSPQSPYSSGHSVNQAIDGSLESANWHAPGARHVEGEFELAEPSTLHYVSFSGANFNEVSLSVMTGSSWRKLGKFNLGGSRIVKFKTPLQKVQKIRMEVDYPEGTSPSFTVREVGFYQKPESGLNRQVLKVFKDTSCSSLNPKCTLADLKALPEFLQIVARKLKSGRYEDKEFRIASYRAYSHPEFAAKVRNINALNKFDNPTGIVAQEGDEILVFVGPTHGEDIALASVSPAGIESSAYPLDKGINKIKISRSGLLYVMYHTDISKPKRPITVHIPVGSGTVNGYFDVTRHTDKDWKRMIGKAPHSMFDIVGRYSMMILHTEYLRAYSPDSITKSVQTWDESVKAMWKIMGFDKYPQPHNNRQLGVSVGNGVHMFATWYYCGYSIGDNGNTMKNEVIAPGVLQGNRLWGIGHEIGHCYQHPFNWRSMSESSNNFFAQLILDQVANRINGNERATDMENPCKYLLEDVVKGKPFHDINGWAKWGFAQYSFYLYFHKLGINPEFYPVLFESLRRKPLAKQQYEVSEAHLAWYERVCNVSKTDFTEDFEIFNWFVPIDYKGNQYGEYSFKMTEEMARASKARIAAKRYPKPKFRIAFLHQHGKTVNLWGKNLHGSELNGYWTKYKENARLSSSVSATRKGSMIVVRNGENAAAFCVTTNGKVVGYYDRQQFDVSSVEWNDTSRVYAIPIQASEPYKLIYQAGKS
- a CDS encoding RtcB family protein, producing the protein MITINGKYTEARVFTDELEDLARTQIKDVCHHPAFEGSRVRIMPDVHAGAGCVIGFTAELKTDKVIPNLIGVDIGCGVLTARLNALPDFAEFDARLRERVPSGMHARSSVHQALLDDPELDEEIARICVDVLRTDKDRHRRSIGSLGGGNHFIEIAQGDRDTYLCIHSGSRNFGLKIAEYYQKLATATCPNEYLVQRKKGLCYLEGENTLNYMRDMKVAQRFAALNRRVMLHELMDNAEGLESFDTVHNYIAEDNIIRKGAVQASAGCKLIVPLNMRDGSVICIGKGNEEYNNSSPHGAGRKMSRKKAKSSISLEEFEASMQGIFSTCVSRATLDEAPMAYKDGNSVLDNIHETAEIVERIRPVYNFKSPEW
- a CDS encoding LysR family transcriptional regulator, which gives rise to MFEHLFSERGLSLDRLKTLIEVARAGSIAAAARGDSARQSLYSRQIKELEEFFGVELTRRRGKVLVLTRSGWELVRRAHESLCLLDDFKSRSRNMPYRFTIGAGDSLHAWIAAPVLAEMQKRGLPWLFALQNLRNSDVPLRLQNMDVDFGIVRTSALAAEGLESRVIRSMDYALYVPEALAGKGASGTSADFPRLMETLPLATLAGGSGFYASLQRSCMEYGIDLRVQCETQSFPFAARMLKSGAFMAILPCMAEGELGKGFLKITHPALEGLARSISLAWNPRLLRVRPSAGKVIEAFAVSRQV